One stretch of Microbacterium terrae DNA includes these proteins:
- a CDS encoding ABC transporter substrate-binding protein: MSQHHSARRLAAMVGATAVAVALTACSTPAGTDADDPAAPVPGVTDDTVTIGTHTPLTGPAAAGYSSISAAATAYFEFLNDNGGVNGRSIEYIVKDDGYNPATTQTVVRELVQEDEVFAIVNGLGTPTHTSVLDFLNQNEVPDLFVASGSTSWNQPEKYPFTFGFNADYVVEGAALAQYAADEYPGKKVCLLGQDDDFGDEMIEGAELALGADGLTHVERYSVSNQDVTAQVGALQAAGCEINILATINGFSALAIGTAAQLGWFPMWFSSSSGASYETLVEYLGADVGPQLLQGLVGTNYLPAAQSDDDWIELFQQVNADYNDGAAFDGNTVYGMSVAYLFAEALAVAGEDPTRESLIDAIQSGELAGSGVLPLAFAEDSHAAYTGVGITTVDQGVQDYLGRTYAVDGGSVVEVESEQTPLSNGGIPGA, translated from the coding sequence ATGTCACAGCATCACTCCGCACGCCGCCTCGCGGCGATGGTCGGCGCCACCGCCGTCGCCGTCGCGCTGACCGCGTGCAGCACCCCCGCCGGCACCGACGCCGACGATCCCGCCGCGCCGGTTCCCGGTGTCACCGACGACACCGTGACGATCGGCACGCACACGCCGCTGACCGGACCGGCCGCTGCCGGATACTCGTCGATCTCGGCGGCCGCCACGGCGTACTTCGAGTTCCTGAACGACAACGGCGGCGTGAACGGCCGGTCGATCGAGTACATCGTCAAGGACGACGGCTACAACCCCGCGACCACCCAGACCGTGGTGCGCGAACTCGTGCAGGAAGACGAGGTGTTCGCCATCGTGAACGGGCTCGGCACCCCGACCCACACGTCGGTGCTCGACTTCCTCAACCAGAACGAGGTGCCCGACCTGTTCGTCGCGTCGGGTTCGACGAGCTGGAATCAGCCCGAGAAGTACCCGTTCACGTTCGGGTTCAACGCCGACTACGTCGTCGAGGGTGCGGCCCTCGCGCAGTACGCCGCCGATGAGTACCCGGGCAAGAAGGTGTGCCTCCTCGGACAGGACGACGACTTCGGCGACGAGATGATCGAAGGCGCCGAGCTCGCGCTCGGAGCCGACGGACTCACCCACGTCGAGCGTTACTCCGTGTCGAACCAGGACGTCACGGCCCAGGTCGGCGCGCTGCAGGCGGCCGGGTGCGAGATCAACATCCTCGCGACGATCAACGGGTTCAGCGCGCTGGCGATCGGCACGGCCGCCCAGCTCGGATGGTTCCCGATGTGGTTCTCGTCGTCCTCGGGTGCGAGCTACGAGACGCTCGTCGAGTACCTGGGTGCCGACGTCGGGCCGCAGCTGCTCCAGGGGCTCGTCGGCACCAACTACCTGCCCGCCGCGCAGAGCGACGACGACTGGATCGAGCTGTTCCAGCAGGTCAACGCCGACTACAACGACGGTGCCGCCTTCGACGGCAACACGGTCTACGGCATGAGCGTGGCGTACCTGTTCGCCGAAGCGCTCGCCGTGGCGGGCGAGGACCCGACCCGCGAGTCGCTGATCGATGCGATCCAGAGCGGGGAGCTCGCCGGCAGCGGCGTGCTTCCGCTCGCGTTCGCCGAAGACAGCCACGCCGCCTACACCGGCGTCGGCATCACCACGGTCGACCAGGGCGTGCAGGACTACCTCGGCCGCACCTACGCCGTCGACGGCGGTTCGGTGGTCGAGGTCGAGTCCGAGCAGACG
- a CDS encoding branched-chain amino acid ABC transporter permease, translated as MSRRILPALTGVPRTVVFGGVLTVLAIGATFLLDPYRNFQLATIAAYFCAAAGLTLLIGLSGQLSLGHAALMAAGGYGYALTANALTDAGLDGIPRFALSMLAALVVSGALGLLLGLAAARLKGPYLAGVTLALVIAIPAVTAAFSGVFRGDQGLQIAYDGVPPFLERLIALEQWQAWVAILVAGVTVTWIAALRRGRLGLRMRAVRDDDTAARLNGLRAGRVKVTAFTVSSIAAGAGGAVLCFAVQSVSPGAYTLAFSLLLVVAVVVGGLGSIGGAAIGSALIVLLPWLITTVTRALDLDAGLEQRLSGNLTVLVFGLLLIVVMLAWPGGLASLRGRRRRHRATDAAGTDAPSAPGGRAGDAAAAVSGAVSGDSAVAGDSATGPAAVPTASVSGHSESEHRQPGRREPRAQHPIDPVLQSTNPRKR; from the coding sequence ATGAGCCGCCGCATCCTGCCCGCACTCACCGGCGTCCCGCGCACCGTCGTCTTCGGCGGCGTGCTCACCGTGCTCGCGATCGGCGCCACGTTCCTGCTCGATCCGTACCGCAACTTCCAGCTCGCGACGATCGCCGCGTACTTCTGCGCGGCCGCTGGACTCACCCTGCTGATCGGCCTGAGCGGTCAGCTCTCGCTCGGCCACGCCGCACTCATGGCGGCCGGAGGGTACGGCTACGCGCTCACCGCGAATGCGCTGACGGATGCCGGACTCGACGGCATCCCGCGCTTCGCGCTCTCGATGCTCGCGGCGCTCGTCGTCTCGGGCGCACTGGGCCTGCTCCTGGGGCTCGCCGCGGCGCGGCTCAAGGGGCCGTACCTCGCGGGAGTCACCCTGGCGCTCGTCATCGCGATCCCGGCTGTGACAGCCGCGTTCTCGGGCGTCTTCCGCGGGGACCAGGGGCTGCAGATCGCGTACGACGGCGTGCCGCCGTTCCTCGAGCGACTCATCGCCCTGGAGCAGTGGCAGGCGTGGGTCGCGATCCTCGTCGCCGGGGTGACCGTGACCTGGATCGCCGCCCTGCGCCGCGGCCGCCTCGGCCTGCGCATGCGTGCGGTGCGCGACGACGACACCGCAGCGCGCCTGAACGGGCTGCGTGCCGGGCGCGTGAAGGTGACGGCGTTCACCGTGAGCTCGATCGCCGCCGGCGCCGGGGGCGCCGTGCTCTGCTTCGCCGTGCAGTCGGTCAGCCCCGGCGCCTACACCCTCGCGTTCTCGCTGCTGCTCGTGGTCGCGGTCGTCGTCGGCGGCCTCGGCAGCATCGGCGGCGCAGCCATCGGCTCGGCGCTCATCGTGCTGCTGCCCTGGCTGATCACGACGGTCACCCGGGCCCTCGATCTCGACGCCGGTCTCGAGCAGCGGCTCTCGGGCAACCTCACCGTGCTGGTCTTCGGCCTTCTGCTCATCGTCGTCATGCTCGCGTGGCCGGGCGGCCTCGCGAGCCTGCGCGGGCGTCGGCGTCGGCATCGGGCGACGGATGCCGCGGGCACCGATGCGCCGTCGGCGCCGGGCGGCCGGGCCGGTGATGCCGCTGCGGCGGTGAGCGGTGCGGTGAGCGGTGACTCCGCTGTGGCGGGCGATTCCGCGACAGGGCCGGCCGCCGTGCCGACGGCATCCGTCTCCGGCCACTCCGAGTCCGAACACCGCCAGCCCGGGCGCCGCGAGCCGCGGGCGCAGCATCCGATCGATCCCGTCCTGCAGTCAACCAACCCACGAAAGAGGTGA
- a CDS encoding branched-chain amino acid ABC transporter permease: MDRLLFLLATGLARGAVFALFALSLVLIWRAARIINFAQGAMALVATYVAFAVTGITGSYWAGLAAGVIAGAAIGFGVERGVMRFAPHSSPLAGVIIAIGLVMVLQSVLGILFGQQYRPMAAPFDDSPLVVGGVPLLSPYDIFVLVVATVVMTGLALLFRFTSLGLQLRASAFAPEVSRILGVRVSRMVTIGWMLSAAVAALAALLLVPTELGLNPHSTDVLFVYAFTVAVVGGLDSPVGALLGGLVVGVAMTLVTGYLGATVAPIGVLVLLVGVLLVRPGGIFSMREARSA; this comes from the coding sequence ATGGATCGCCTGCTCTTCCTCCTCGCCACCGGCCTCGCCCGCGGCGCCGTCTTCGCGCTGTTCGCCCTGTCGCTCGTGCTGATCTGGCGTGCTGCGCGCATCATCAACTTCGCGCAGGGCGCGATGGCCCTCGTCGCGACATACGTGGCCTTCGCCGTCACCGGGATCACCGGGTCGTACTGGGCCGGGCTCGCGGCCGGCGTCATCGCCGGCGCCGCGATCGGCTTCGGCGTGGAGCGCGGTGTCATGCGCTTCGCCCCGCACAGCAGCCCGCTCGCCGGGGTCATCATCGCGATCGGCCTCGTCATGGTGCTTCAGTCGGTGCTCGGCATCCTGTTCGGGCAGCAGTACCGGCCCATGGCGGCCCCGTTCGACGACAGCCCGCTCGTCGTCGGCGGCGTGCCGCTGCTCTCGCCGTACGACATCTTCGTGCTCGTCGTGGCGACCGTCGTGATGACCGGCCTCGCGCTGCTCTTCCGCTTCACGTCGCTCGGGCTGCAGCTGCGGGCATCGGCGTTCGCACCCGAGGTGTCGCGCATCCTGGGTGTGCGCGTCTCGCGCATGGTGACGATCGGCTGGATGCTGTCGGCCGCCGTCGCCGCGCTCGCCGCCCTGCTGCTCGTGCCGACCGAGCTCGGACTCAACCCGCACTCCACCGACGTGCTGTTCGTCTACGCGTTCACCGTCGCCGTCGTCGGCGGACTCGACTCCCCGGTGGGGGCGCTCCTCGGCGGCCTCGTGGTCGGCGTGGCGATGACGCTCGTGACCGGATACCTCGGCGCCACCGTCGCGCCGATCGGCGTGCTGGTGCTCCTGGTGGGGGTGCTGCTGGTGAGACCGGGTGGCATCTTCTCGATGCGAGAGGCGCGAAGCGCATGA
- a CDS encoding ABC transporter ATP-binding protein, giving the protein MSAVAGTAPEATRTGALAIESLTVGYGGAPVLHDVSFGLRPGEIVALLGANGAGKTTLLRTLAGLVPAASGSIRLDGEDLALLRTEQRARRGVALVPDGRSVVAELTVDENLRLGALWRHRGVARERAVAGIYDMFEPLARRRQADGHQLSGGERQMLALGRALIAEPTVLALDEPSLGLAPLVVAQLMGTLRAAAESRGLTVLLAEQNVTSALSIADRGVVLDLGRVVADAAASDLATDSALRHAYLGF; this is encoded by the coding sequence ATGAGCGCCGTGGCGGGCACGGCCCCCGAGGCGACGCGCACGGGCGCCCTCGCGATCGAGTCCCTCACCGTCGGCTACGGCGGCGCGCCGGTGCTCCACGACGTCTCGTTCGGTCTGCGGCCGGGTGAGATCGTGGCGCTCCTCGGAGCGAACGGCGCGGGCAAGACGACGCTGCTGCGCACGCTCGCAGGGCTCGTGCCCGCGGCATCCGGATCGATCCGGCTCGACGGTGAAGACCTCGCGCTGCTGCGCACGGAGCAGCGGGCGCGGCGCGGTGTCGCCCTCGTGCCCGACGGGCGGAGCGTCGTCGCCGAGCTCACGGTCGACGAGAACCTGCGTCTCGGAGCGCTGTGGCGCCACCGCGGGGTTGCGCGCGAGCGGGCGGTCGCCGGCATCTACGACATGTTCGAGCCGCTCGCCCGACGCCGACAGGCCGACGGGCACCAGCTGTCGGGCGGCGAGCGCCAGATGCTCGCCCTGGGGCGTGCCCTCATCGCCGAGCCGACGGTGCTCGCGCTCGACGAGCCGTCGCTCGGTCTCGCGCCGCTCGTCGTCGCCCAGCTGATGGGCACGCTGCGCGCCGCTGCCGAGAGCCGGGGCCTCACGGTGCTCCTCGCCGAGCAGAACGTGACCAGTGCCCTGTCGATCGCCGACCGCGGCGTGGTCCTCGACCTCGGACGGGTGGTCGCCGACGCCGCGGCATCCGACCTCGCCACCGACTCCGCCCTCCGACACGCCTACCTGGGGTTCTGA